One window from the genome of Cricetulus griseus strain 17A/GY chromosome 2, alternate assembly CriGri-PICRH-1.0, whole genome shotgun sequence encodes:
- the Sf3b1 gene encoding splicing factor 3B subunit 1 isoform X1, producing the protein MAKIAKTHEDIEAQIREIQGKKAALDEAQGVGLDSTGYYDQEIYGGSDSRFAGYVTSIAATELEDDDDDYSSSTSLLGQKKPGYHAPVALLNDIPQSTEQYDPFAEHRPPKIADREDEYKKHRRTMIISPERLDPFADGGKTPDPKMNARTYMDVMREQHLTKEEREIRQQLAEKAKAGELKVVNGAAASQPPSKRKRRWDQTADQTPGATPKKLSSWDQAETPGHTPSLRWDETPGRAKGSETPGATPGSKIWDPTPSHTPAGAATPGRGDTPGHATPGHGGATSSARKNRWDETPKTERDTPGHGSGWAETPRTDRGGDSIGETPTPGASKRKSRWDETPASQMGGSTPVLTPGKTPIGTPAMNMATPTPGHIMSMTPEQLQAWRWEREIDERNRPLSDEELDAMFPEGYKVLPPPAGYVPIRTPARKLTATPTPLGGMTGFHMQTEDRTMKSVNDQPSGNLPFLKPDDIQYFDKLLVDVDESTLSPEEQKERKIMKLLLKIKNGTPPMRKAALRQITDKAREFGAGPLFNQILPLLMSPTLEDQERHLLVKVIDRILYKLDDLVRPYVHKILVVIEPLLIDEDYYARVEGREIISNLAKAAGLATMISTMRPDIDNMDEYVRNTTARAFAVVASALGIPSLLPFLKAVCKSKKSWQARHTGIKIVQQIAILMGCAILPHLRSLVEIIEHGLVDEQQKVRTISALAIAALAEAATPYGIESFDSVLKPLWKGIRQHRGKGLAAFLKAIGYLIPLMDAEYANYYTREVMLILIREFQSPDEEMKKIVLKVVKQCCGTDGVEANYIKTEILPPFFKHFWQHRMALDRRNYRQLVDTTVELANKVGAAEIISRIVDDLKDEAEQYRKMVMETIEKIMGNLGAADIDHKLEEQLIDGILYAFQEQTTEDSVMLNGFGTVVNALGKRVKPYLPQICGTVLWRLNNKSAKVRQQAADLISRTAVVMKTCQEEKLMGHLGVVLYEYLGEEYPEVLGSILGALKAIVNVIGMHKMTPPIKDLLPRLTPILKNRHEKVQENCIDLVGRIADRGAEYVSAREWMRICFELLELLKAHKKAIRRATVNTFGYIAKAIGPHDVLATLLNNLKVQERQNRVCTTVAIAIVAETCSPFTVLPALMNEYRVPELNVQNGVLKSLSFLFEYIGEMGKDYIYAVTPLLEDALMDRDLVHRQTASAVVQHMSLGVYGFGCEDSLNHLLNYVWPNVFETSPHVIQAVMGALEGLRVAIGPCRMLQYCLQGLFHPARKVRDVYWKIYNSIYIGSQDALIAHYPRIYNDDKNTYIRYELDYIL; encoded by the exons ATATTGAAGCACAGATTCGAGAAATTCAAGGCAAGAAGGCAGCTCTTGATGAAGCTCAAGGAGTGGGCCTTGATTCCACAGGTTATTATGACCAAGAAATTTATGGTGGAAGTGATAGCAGATTTGCTGGATATGTGACATCAATTGCTGCAACTGAACTTGAAGAT GATGACGATGACTACTCATCATCTACAAGTTTGCTTGGTCAGAAGAAGCCTGGGTATCATGCCCCTGTGGCATTGCTTAATGATATACCACAGTCAACAGAACAG TATGATCCATTTGCTGAGCATCGTCCTCCAAAGATTGCAGACCGTGAAGATGAATACAAAAAGCATAGGCGGACCATGATAATTTCCCCAGAACGTCTTGATCCTTTTGCAGATG GAGGGAAGACCCCTGACCCTAAAATGAATGCCAGAACTTACATGGATGTTATGCGAGAACAGCATTTGACTAAGGAAGAG AGAGAAATTAGGCAACAACTAGCAGAAAAAGCTAAAGCTGGAGAATTAAAAGTCGTCAATGGAGCAGCAGCATCCCAGCCCCCCTCAAAACGCAAAAGGCGCTGGGATCAAACTGCTGACCAGACTCCTGGTGCCACTCCTAAAAAGCTATCAAGTTGGGATCAGGCAGag ACCCCTGGGCATACCCCTTCTTTAAGATGGGATGAGACACCAGGTCGTGCAAAAGGAAGTGAAACTCCTGGAGCAACCCCAGGTTCAAAAATATGGGATCCTACACCTAGTCATACACCTGCCGGAGCTGCTACTCCTGGACGAGGAGATACACCAGGCCACGCAACcccagggcatggtggtgcaactTCCAGTGCTCGAAAAAACAGATGGGATGAGACTCCTAAAACAGAAAGAG ATACTCCTGGGCATGGGAGCGGATGGGCTGAGACTCCTCGAACAGATCGAGGTGGAGACTCCATTGGTGAAACACCAACTCCTGGAGCAAGTAAAAGAAAGTCCCGTTGGGATGAAACACCAGCTAGTCAGATGGGTGGAAGCACTCCTGTTCTGACTCCAGGAAAAACACCAATTGGCACACCAGCCATGAACATGGCTACCCCCACTCCAG GTCATATAATGAGCATGACTCCTGAACAGCTTCAGGCTTGGCGGTGGGAGAGAGAAATTGATGAGCGAAATCGCCCACTTTCTGATGAAGAATTAGATGCTATGTTCCCAGAAGGATATAAG GTCCTTCCCCCTCCAGCTGGTTATGTTCCCATTCGAACTCCAGCTCGAAAGCTGACAGCAACACCCACACCTTTGGGTGGCATGACTGGTTTCCACATGCAAACTGAAGACAGAACTATGAAAAGTGTCAATGACCAGCCGTCTGGGaatcttccatttttaaaacctGATGACATTCAGTACTTTGATAAACTATTG gTTGATGTTGATGAATCCACACTTAGTCCAGAagaacagaaggagagaaagataatGAAGTTGCTTTTAAAGATTAAGAATGGTACACCTCCAATGAGAAAG GCTGCCTTACGTCAGATTACTGATAAAGCTCGAGAATTTGGAgctggacctttgtttaaccagATTCTTCCTCTGTTGATGTCTCCTACGCTTGAGGATCAAGAACGTCATTTGCTTGTGAAAGTTATTGATAGAATATTGTATAAACTTGATGACTTAGTACGGCCATATGTGCACAAG ATTCTTGTGGTTATCGAGCCATTGCTGATTGATGAAGATTACTATGCTAGAGTGGAAGGCCGAGAGATTATTTCTAATTTGGCAAAG GCTGCTGGTCTGGCCACTATGATTTCTACCATGAGGCCTGATATAGATAACATGGATGAGTATGTCCGAAACACAACAGCTAGAGCTTTTGCTGTTGTAGCCTCTGCTCTGGGCATTCCTTCTCTGTTGCCCTTCTTAAAAGCTGTGTGCAAAAGCAAGAAGTCTTGGCAGGCGAGACACACTGGTATTAAGATTGTACAACAGATAGCTATTCTTATGGGCTGTGCTATCTTGCCACATCTCAGAAGTTTAGTTGAAATCATTGAACATG GTCTTGTGGATGAACAGCAGAAAGTTCGGACCATCAGTGCTTTGGCCATTGCTGCTTTGGCTGAAGCAGCAACTCCTTACGGTATCGAATCTTTTGATTCTGTGCTCAAACCTCTATGGAAGGGTATCCGCCAACACAGAGGAAAG ggtTTAGCCGCTTTCTTAAAGGCCATTGGGTATCTTATTCCTCTTATGGATGCAGAATATGCCAACTACTATACTAGAGAAGTGATGTTAATCCTTATTCGAGAATTCCAGTCTccagatgaagaaatgaagaaaattgtaTTGAAG GTAGTGAAACAGTGCTGTGGAACAGATGGTGTAGAAGCAAACTACATTAAAACAGagattcttcctcctttctttaaaCACTTCTGGCAACACAGAATGGCTTTGGATAGAAGAAATTATCGACAG tTAGTTGATACGACTGTGGAGTTGGCAAACAAAGTAGGAGCAGCAGAAATTATATCTAGGATTGTGGATGATCTGAAAGATGAAGCTGAACAGTACAGGAAAATGGTGATGGaaacaattgagaaaattatGGGCAACCTAGGTGCAGCAGATATTGATCATAAACTTGAAGAACAATTGATTGATGGTATTCTGTATGCTTTCCAAGAACAGACTACAGAG GATTCTGTAATGTTGAATGGCTTTGGCACAGTAGTTAATGCTCTTGGCAAACGAGTCAAACCATACTTGCCTCAGATCTGTGGTACAGTTTTGTGGCGTTTAAATAACAAGTCAGCAAAAGTTCGACAACAAGCAGCCGACTTGATTTCCAGAACTGCTGTTGTTATGAAGACTTGTCAAGAG GAAAAACTGATGGGGCACTTGGGTGTGGTACTGTATGAATATTTGGGTGAAGAATACCCTGAAGTATTGGGCAGCATTCTTGGAGCACTGAAGGCTATTGTAAATGTAATAG GTATGCATAAGATGACACCACCAATTAAAGATCTCCTGCCTAGACTCACCCCCATCTTGAAGAACAGGCATGAAAAAGTACAGGAGAATTGTATCGATCTTGTTGGGCGCATTGCTGACAG gggagcTGAATATGTATCTGCAAGAGAGTGGATGAGGATTTGCTTTGAGCTTTTAGAGCTCTTAAAAGCTCACAAAAAAGCTATTCGAAGAGCTACCGTCAACACTTTCGGTTATATTGCAAAGGCCATTGG cCCTCATGATGTACTGGCAACACTTTTAAACAACCTCAAAGTTCAGGAAAGGCAGAACAGAGTTTGCACTACTGTAGCAATTGCCATTGTTGCTGAAACATGCTCACCCTTCACAGTACTCCCTGCCTTAATGAATGAATACAGAGTTCCTGAACTTAATGTGCAGAATGGAGTGTTAAAGTCACTCTCCTTCTTGTTTGAGTATATTGGTGAGATGGGAAAAGACTACATCTATGCTGTAACGCCTTTACTTGAGGATGCATTAATGGATAG GGACcttgtacacagacagacagctagTGCAGTGGTACAACACATGTCACTTGGTGTGTATGGATTTGGCTGTGAAGATTCTCTGAATCACTTATTGAACTATGTATGGCCTAATGTGTTTGAGACATCTCCACATGTAATCCAGGCAGTTATGGGAGCTCTGGAGGGCCTGAGAGTTGCCATTGGACCATGCAGAATGTTGCAGTATTGCTTACAG
- the Sf3b1 gene encoding splicing factor 3B subunit 1 isoform X2, with amino-acid sequence MNARTYMDVMREQHLTKEEREIRQQLAEKAKAGELKVVNGAAASQPPSKRKRRWDQTADQTPGATPKKLSSWDQAETPGHTPSLRWDETPGRAKGSETPGATPGSKIWDPTPSHTPAGAATPGRGDTPGHATPGHGGATSSARKNRWDETPKTERDTPGHGSGWAETPRTDRGGDSIGETPTPGASKRKSRWDETPASQMGGSTPVLTPGKTPIGTPAMNMATPTPGHIMSMTPEQLQAWRWEREIDERNRPLSDEELDAMFPEGYKVLPPPAGYVPIRTPARKLTATPTPLGGMTGFHMQTEDRTMKSVNDQPSGNLPFLKPDDIQYFDKLLVDVDESTLSPEEQKERKIMKLLLKIKNGTPPMRKAALRQITDKAREFGAGPLFNQILPLLMSPTLEDQERHLLVKVIDRILYKLDDLVRPYVHKILVVIEPLLIDEDYYARVEGREIISNLAKAAGLATMISTMRPDIDNMDEYVRNTTARAFAVVASALGIPSLLPFLKAVCKSKKSWQARHTGIKIVQQIAILMGCAILPHLRSLVEIIEHGLVDEQQKVRTISALAIAALAEAATPYGIESFDSVLKPLWKGIRQHRGKGLAAFLKAIGYLIPLMDAEYANYYTREVMLILIREFQSPDEEMKKIVLKVVKQCCGTDGVEANYIKTEILPPFFKHFWQHRMALDRRNYRQLVDTTVELANKVGAAEIISRIVDDLKDEAEQYRKMVMETIEKIMGNLGAADIDHKLEEQLIDGILYAFQEQTTEDSVMLNGFGTVVNALGKRVKPYLPQICGTVLWRLNNKSAKVRQQAADLISRTAVVMKTCQEEKLMGHLGVVLYEYLGEEYPEVLGSILGALKAIVNVIGMHKMTPPIKDLLPRLTPILKNRHEKVQENCIDLVGRIADRGAEYVSAREWMRICFELLELLKAHKKAIRRATVNTFGYIAKAIGPHDVLATLLNNLKVQERQNRVCTTVAIAIVAETCSPFTVLPALMNEYRVPELNVQNGVLKSLSFLFEYIGEMGKDYIYAVTPLLEDALMDRDLVHRQTASAVVQHMSLGVYGFGCEDSLNHLLNYVWPNVFETSPHVIQAVMGALEGLRVAIGPCRMLQYCLQGLFHPARKVRDVYWKIYNSIYIGSQDALIAHYPRIYNDDKNTYIRYELDYIL; translated from the exons ATGAATGCCAGAACTTACATGGATGTTATGCGAGAACAGCATTTGACTAAGGAAGAG AGAGAAATTAGGCAACAACTAGCAGAAAAAGCTAAAGCTGGAGAATTAAAAGTCGTCAATGGAGCAGCAGCATCCCAGCCCCCCTCAAAACGCAAAAGGCGCTGGGATCAAACTGCTGACCAGACTCCTGGTGCCACTCCTAAAAAGCTATCAAGTTGGGATCAGGCAGag ACCCCTGGGCATACCCCTTCTTTAAGATGGGATGAGACACCAGGTCGTGCAAAAGGAAGTGAAACTCCTGGAGCAACCCCAGGTTCAAAAATATGGGATCCTACACCTAGTCATACACCTGCCGGAGCTGCTACTCCTGGACGAGGAGATACACCAGGCCACGCAACcccagggcatggtggtgcaactTCCAGTGCTCGAAAAAACAGATGGGATGAGACTCCTAAAACAGAAAGAG ATACTCCTGGGCATGGGAGCGGATGGGCTGAGACTCCTCGAACAGATCGAGGTGGAGACTCCATTGGTGAAACACCAACTCCTGGAGCAAGTAAAAGAAAGTCCCGTTGGGATGAAACACCAGCTAGTCAGATGGGTGGAAGCACTCCTGTTCTGACTCCAGGAAAAACACCAATTGGCACACCAGCCATGAACATGGCTACCCCCACTCCAG GTCATATAATGAGCATGACTCCTGAACAGCTTCAGGCTTGGCGGTGGGAGAGAGAAATTGATGAGCGAAATCGCCCACTTTCTGATGAAGAATTAGATGCTATGTTCCCAGAAGGATATAAG GTCCTTCCCCCTCCAGCTGGTTATGTTCCCATTCGAACTCCAGCTCGAAAGCTGACAGCAACACCCACACCTTTGGGTGGCATGACTGGTTTCCACATGCAAACTGAAGACAGAACTATGAAAAGTGTCAATGACCAGCCGTCTGGGaatcttccatttttaaaacctGATGACATTCAGTACTTTGATAAACTATTG gTTGATGTTGATGAATCCACACTTAGTCCAGAagaacagaaggagagaaagataatGAAGTTGCTTTTAAAGATTAAGAATGGTACACCTCCAATGAGAAAG GCTGCCTTACGTCAGATTACTGATAAAGCTCGAGAATTTGGAgctggacctttgtttaaccagATTCTTCCTCTGTTGATGTCTCCTACGCTTGAGGATCAAGAACGTCATTTGCTTGTGAAAGTTATTGATAGAATATTGTATAAACTTGATGACTTAGTACGGCCATATGTGCACAAG ATTCTTGTGGTTATCGAGCCATTGCTGATTGATGAAGATTACTATGCTAGAGTGGAAGGCCGAGAGATTATTTCTAATTTGGCAAAG GCTGCTGGTCTGGCCACTATGATTTCTACCATGAGGCCTGATATAGATAACATGGATGAGTATGTCCGAAACACAACAGCTAGAGCTTTTGCTGTTGTAGCCTCTGCTCTGGGCATTCCTTCTCTGTTGCCCTTCTTAAAAGCTGTGTGCAAAAGCAAGAAGTCTTGGCAGGCGAGACACACTGGTATTAAGATTGTACAACAGATAGCTATTCTTATGGGCTGTGCTATCTTGCCACATCTCAGAAGTTTAGTTGAAATCATTGAACATG GTCTTGTGGATGAACAGCAGAAAGTTCGGACCATCAGTGCTTTGGCCATTGCTGCTTTGGCTGAAGCAGCAACTCCTTACGGTATCGAATCTTTTGATTCTGTGCTCAAACCTCTATGGAAGGGTATCCGCCAACACAGAGGAAAG ggtTTAGCCGCTTTCTTAAAGGCCATTGGGTATCTTATTCCTCTTATGGATGCAGAATATGCCAACTACTATACTAGAGAAGTGATGTTAATCCTTATTCGAGAATTCCAGTCTccagatgaagaaatgaagaaaattgtaTTGAAG GTAGTGAAACAGTGCTGTGGAACAGATGGTGTAGAAGCAAACTACATTAAAACAGagattcttcctcctttctttaaaCACTTCTGGCAACACAGAATGGCTTTGGATAGAAGAAATTATCGACAG tTAGTTGATACGACTGTGGAGTTGGCAAACAAAGTAGGAGCAGCAGAAATTATATCTAGGATTGTGGATGATCTGAAAGATGAAGCTGAACAGTACAGGAAAATGGTGATGGaaacaattgagaaaattatGGGCAACCTAGGTGCAGCAGATATTGATCATAAACTTGAAGAACAATTGATTGATGGTATTCTGTATGCTTTCCAAGAACAGACTACAGAG GATTCTGTAATGTTGAATGGCTTTGGCACAGTAGTTAATGCTCTTGGCAAACGAGTCAAACCATACTTGCCTCAGATCTGTGGTACAGTTTTGTGGCGTTTAAATAACAAGTCAGCAAAAGTTCGACAACAAGCAGCCGACTTGATTTCCAGAACTGCTGTTGTTATGAAGACTTGTCAAGAG GAAAAACTGATGGGGCACTTGGGTGTGGTACTGTATGAATATTTGGGTGAAGAATACCCTGAAGTATTGGGCAGCATTCTTGGAGCACTGAAGGCTATTGTAAATGTAATAG GTATGCATAAGATGACACCACCAATTAAAGATCTCCTGCCTAGACTCACCCCCATCTTGAAGAACAGGCATGAAAAAGTACAGGAGAATTGTATCGATCTTGTTGGGCGCATTGCTGACAG gggagcTGAATATGTATCTGCAAGAGAGTGGATGAGGATTTGCTTTGAGCTTTTAGAGCTCTTAAAAGCTCACAAAAAAGCTATTCGAAGAGCTACCGTCAACACTTTCGGTTATATTGCAAAGGCCATTGG cCCTCATGATGTACTGGCAACACTTTTAAACAACCTCAAAGTTCAGGAAAGGCAGAACAGAGTTTGCACTACTGTAGCAATTGCCATTGTTGCTGAAACATGCTCACCCTTCACAGTACTCCCTGCCTTAATGAATGAATACAGAGTTCCTGAACTTAATGTGCAGAATGGAGTGTTAAAGTCACTCTCCTTCTTGTTTGAGTATATTGGTGAGATGGGAAAAGACTACATCTATGCTGTAACGCCTTTACTTGAGGATGCATTAATGGATAG GGACcttgtacacagacagacagctagTGCAGTGGTACAACACATGTCACTTGGTGTGTATGGATTTGGCTGTGAAGATTCTCTGAATCACTTATTGAACTATGTATGGCCTAATGTGTTTGAGACATCTCCACATGTAATCCAGGCAGTTATGGGAGCTCTGGAGGGCCTGAGAGTTGCCATTGGACCATGCAGAATGTTGCAGTATTGCTTACAG